Genomic segment of Triticum aestivum cultivar Chinese Spring chromosome 6A, IWGSC CS RefSeq v2.1, whole genome shotgun sequence:
TGACCTCATTATCATCGTTTCATCCTCACATTCCTCCTCATCCGATGAAAATGATTCAATGAACTCCATCATGTTTGCTTCAAACTAAACAACAAGAAAGCCAATTTTTTTGGCAATGACATTTGACCAAACACTTGTCGAGTGTGGTGTCCGCCATGGATGGCGTCGACACATAGCATAGGATACTTGGGCCGCAATCGGATCCGAGGTGGAACGGCGACGTAGTCAAAGGCAAGAAGACGCGAACGGGGTGGTAAAACGGGGCGTCCGTCCCCAACGAAGCAGATACATAGCACAATGGAAAGTAACAGAATGTGGAAGAAGTGATTTATAGACTACTATGGCCAACCTTACACTCTCATAAATGTTTTAGGAGTACCTCCTCCAGTTGGCTGTTAGTCTGCAGTCCATTTCTCTTTTCTCTCTCCTTCAACTCAAcaaaaatatattatttaaatccttatagctcaCTTACaaccttattatacttgctcttatcTTCTTTCTCATCTTTTTCTCTTCCAGATTGtcaaaaatataatatttaaacCTTATAATTTGCTTACATCATTTTATTGTACTTGCTTtaagaaaaaaaatcacaaatgCATTTAAAAGTTCTTGGTCATTAATGATCACACATGCATGTagtgcaattaatgcattggtaaacatgtTTTTTCATTAAAACATGTGCATTAATTTTGTACTTCTGCAAAATACAAAATTTATTCCACTATTTACTATCTGCCTTGATTGGGGAGATTTAGAACTGGGTTCTTTAGTCCCTTCTAGTTAGTGCTCCACGGTGTACATGTGCTAATCATGGTGTATAAGCAAAAAAATGACGTGGTAAAACAATTAAGGAGGAGAGAGAGCACTTTGGTGACTCCTAAAATGCATGAAAGAGTTTAGTTGCTAAATAGTTAAGCGGGGAAAACTTTGCTACAACAACTTAAGCACCTACACATCATTGGGCATGGTGGTGAAGATGAAGCTACACAGAATACACACAGTAGCATACAAACACATATGCCGACCAATTTTTTCTGTTGTGCTGCCTCCATGGTGACTCCATCCATATGCACGGCCGTACGGGAGATCATGTCTTGTGAGAATCTGCATTGTGTGTGGCCACAATATTTTAAGGGAGCGTCTAGGTGCGACAGTTAGCTCAAGTTCAACTATATCCTTAATCACATTTCGTCTGCTTCCTCTACAGGACCACTACCTCATCTTCATCGGTACAAGCGACGACACTGTTGCGCCAAAGTTTTAGTCAAACTCGTACTACTCCTAAGTATGTtctaaacacccccccccccccccccgctctctgTTGTTATGTGCTTTTAGTCCGTGTGCAAACATGCTAATGTTTCTTGTCCGTCGTATGTGATTTATCATGTTATTACTCGGGAGTAGTAATTTTGCGATGATGATAATCTAGATTAAGGATTTGCAAAAAAAAGATAATCTAGATTAAGCTTGACCCAAAACTGTTTATATTATATATAGTAAATAACCTAACATTCTATTCGACTCATGGTCTGCGCGTGGAATCAGTCGGCTGCGCTCGGCGGGCCGTATTCTGTTTATTCACATGTTCGCTTGCCCAGTTTTGCCGTTTGGGCATGTGAAAGTGAAACAGAAGAAGCACCGTGCGCGTGCGCGTACAAAAGCCACCAGAGCGCGGCCGAACGGTGGCGCTAAAAACGGGTCCGTGCCGTGCCGTGCCTCCCCCAATTCCCGTTCCCAAAAATATCCtccccaccgccaccgccaccggatATTCCACCCCGCCCCGGGAGCCAAGCCGAGCCAAAGGCCGCCGCAGCGAATGGCTCCGCCCGCCGCCGGCAGGCCCTCGGCCTCCGCCGCGCCGGAGCCTCCCCTGCGGGAGGCCGCCAAGCGCCGACGCGCGCCCGCGTGCGCCGGCGCCGGGGCGCGCATCGTCTCCTTGGGCGTGCGGGGCGCCGTGATGGTCGCCGCGCTCGtgctcttcctcctcttcgccgccGCCGCGGTCATCCTCAtgctcgcgctcctcgtcgccgcGCGCGCCTTCCGCCAGCAGGGCCGCCGTCGGCACCGCGCCCGGCCCGActcctccgccccgccgccgccccccgccgtcGGCCTCCCGTCCGCCAAAATCCGCCTCCTGCCCAGCTTCGTGCCCTGCccgtgcgacggcggcggcgaccctTCCTCGCCGCGGATCTGCCCCGTCTGCCTCGACGCCGCGCGCGCCGGGGAGCGGTGGCGCGCGCTGCCCGCCTGCGGCCACGCGTTCCACGCGGCCTGCGTCGACCGGTGGCTCCTCTTGTCGCCGGGGTGCCCCGTCTGCCGCGCCACGGTGGCCGTCCCCGTCAGCTGATCGTGAGCTCCAGGCACGGGACAGCATCAAGAAGTTGCACAGGGCTGTAAAGGTTCGGTTCCGTCAGCCGTTCGACGAAAAGCCTCCCCCTCTGTAGTCGTAGCTGGTAGTAGGCTTTGTGTGGATCTTTCTGCTGTTGTAAAGCGAGAGGCAGGGAGACGATGCATAAAACAAGTTTCTCCTTAAGGAGAACTTTGCAATGTCAACTTCTTTATCTATTTTCATCTCAGTATTTGTGTAGTTCATCCAAGTTGCTCCTGGTGCCAATTGTGAATTGCGATGCGTATGATAGTATGGGGAGTAATAACGAATGAATCGTCAATGCTCATATGCATCACAATTGGCAATGTCAAGTATTTGCTTAACTACAAACCTAGGAAACAAGTTTGATCCAAAGggaataagctttgatgtgatgtcATGTGATGCTCTTGTAGGACAATTATAGGATAGTGATGTCCAGGGCCGGTCCTGAgtttttgggggcccggggcgaacctAAAACTCGGGGCCCTTAATATACACATCATAGTAACATCAATGAATATACTTATATATAGCGTTACAAATAACATTTAACATTTAAATGCATCCAAAATCAGTATGATTATCCAGTAATTTATACTCTGAAATTACCTTAAAAAAATCTTCTAACACTCCTTGATGCAAAGTCACTTATGATGGGGTCGATGTCAATCTCATTCATTAATTTCTTCTCCATGCATAATGTAGCCAAACCATTTAATCTCTCTTGAGTTATTGTTGATCTCAAATAATTCTTCAATTATTTCAACTTCGAAAAGCTTTTTTTGGCCGATGTGGCCGTCACAGTGACAGTAAATAAGATGCAATAAGCAGATATATTGGTATAACTTCGAAAAGCTTCTTTCGGCCGATGAGTACTTCTCTCATATGCCCGAAAATTTCATCAACAGTAGCAAATTGTGCCTATGCATCTGATGAATTACCGAGCAACTTACTTTGTTCTCGCTGATGTTGGTCTCGACATTTTCTTCTTCCGAATTCCCATTAGTCTGTTGCTCTTCCCGAATGGCAACGATCACCTACTAGTCATCTGGGTTTATCAAAGCAGTGGAAGCACCAATATCACTCTTCTTGAAAAAATTGTGAATATGTGTGCTCTCTGATTGTATCAATTTATCcacttccttcttcctttttcttttatggCTACCAGATGAATTTGTCCAGTTGCTAGACGACATGATTAACACACACAATGCTGAAAACAAAACAGTTTGTTGCATCAATGATCAATCGTTGAACGGTGCCGGCTATGCAACCATAGAATTTATTGTATCAACATTATATGAATATATACCTCGGTTCCTGAATCCTGACGATCGAACTTCAGTGCGTTTGCCTATAAAGCACGGCAGCAGTGTAGCGCTTGGAGTCTGCAGAGGATTGAGAGAAGATCAACTGAGCAAAGGCCAAAGGGGCGTGATGATGGATCCCCAGAATTGAAATCTGCCGCGTACATAACCGGATTATTAAGGAAATTACCAGGGGACAACTGAGAGGCTGGAATACATGTACGGCATCGAGCGTCGGCGGCCTAGGGCTGCGTCTGCGTGATGGAACAGAATAGGAAGGGAACCGTCAGAATCGGATCAATCGCTGATCCTTTTTTCACGCGATCCCTCTCCTTTTTTATGTGAACGAACCGCTGGCTGCCTCGCTCGCTAACTTTTCCGAGGAAACAAATCGATCGATCGACCTGCTGCTCCCTACGCGCGTCTGCAGCATGGGCCATAGGGGCCCCCtgaattttgggggcccggggcggccgccccccctccccctccccagggccggccctggtgATGTCAAGAGCTCCAGATGAAAATGAGTTTCTTAAACATGTGCCCAACTCCAAACCTAGGAAACAAGTTTGATCCAATCAGTTTGTTGTAAGCCTGTTCTGTTCTTATCAGTGTAGTTCTAAGCATTAAAGAGCAACTCTTGTGGTAGAATTTGCTTATCAGGATAATGTGGCGTGCGATTTATCTTACGCATGGGTAGCTTTTTTCTTGGCAGCAGAGGTATCTTCCATAATCACCAAAGTCACTGCTTCATGGCTTGAACATAATACAAGTTATTTCTGAATTCTTGATACAGAACTTTTTTCCCTCTCTCCAAAAACAAACAAACAGAAGAACTTGTCATAACCACCTTTATGAGCCTTCATTGATTCTGGTTGCTTTGTTGTTATGGATGAATAAATTGATTTTTTTCTTACTTGAAAGCAGATATCAGGAACTTGAGAGCGACATCATTTACACTCACCTATGCATCTTGTTCTATATGCAACCATGCATGCATGTAATAGAATTAGTCATATTTTTTTTGTCTGGATACCTCTATATATTCTTTCCACTATCCATTGGTCAATCTAATGGTGAGAGTTAATTTCTGACAGATTTTTTAGACTCATATATTGGATTTAATTTTATGATGAACTCTACCGTACCTAGTGAACAATTTTGCTTCTCTACCAATTTGATTGAGCCCAGTGATTTGCTCAATAGTTGTCcagcaccaccaccaacaacaaaacctttagtcccaaacaagttaggGTAGGCTAGAGGCGAAACCCATAATATCTCGCGGCCAACTCATgattctggcacatggatagcaagctttcatgccccctgtccatggctagttctttggtgatatttcAATCCTTTAGATCTTTCTTTGGGGACTTCTCTTATGTCAAGTTCGGTCTACCCTGGCCTCTTGATATTATTGATATTATGAGCATGTTTTAGCCGTCTGCAATGCCTACCCTAACCTCTCTCAACATGCTCAATCGTTCTCCACGACTCATAAATATTGTTTCAGGAGCACAAACCGTATAAATGTGTGATGCCCTCCTAAACATAAGTTGTTGGTTTACATCAGCGCCATTGTCTCTCAGTGTCAAAAGAGCTTCATTAGTTGTTCAGTGCCGGTGCCATTATCTTTCTTTTTTCGAAACGGAAGTGCCGGTGCCATTATCAATTTATCATACTACAGCGATAACTGTCTGAAGTCCTATGTCCGCAACGGTGACATCTTATAACAGTAAGACATGAGACTATAAAATACCCAAGATCTTCCGTCGTGCTCACAGGAATGAGCAACGAATTATTCCAGGTTAAGTCATGTTCAATCATGTAAGGATCGAAACCACCTAAGTTGCTTATGTTAGAATTTCGGGTGCACCTATTCAGCAGTTAACAAAAAAATGTGTTCGTCGATTTTTTTTGGGGCCATTGGACCACCATCCAACGGTCAGGATTGCCCAGCACTGTTTATCTTCAACCTCTTTCTTTTTCCTCGTGCGCAAATGCCGGCCTGCCACGCCTTATCCTCCTGCGCACCCCCCAGCCCCCTCAACCTTGCCCCACAGCCATTGCTTGTCGCCGCCACAACCATCTCTCTAAGCCCTGTCAATCTGCAACAACGCCGACAATCCCCGCACCCATTAACCTGCTTCCTTGCCTCTTCCCGGGACACTGCAAAACCCGTTGTCTGTCGCAACGTCGTCCCTGTATCTGGCGAGGTCCTAGCttgtcctccccccccccccccttgccctcGTCCGAATTCAACTGACACCACCAACAAATTCAGGCGCCTGATGGTTAGCAAAATTGTAGAATTTCAGCCCTCATAGGTCCAACACATGAGGCATGAACTAGACTATGAAAATTCAGAGTTTGCATAATTTCAAGTCCCACATCAGTGAGACAAGAAGGTGGACACTTAACATAAGATGTCTATTGTTGTGTTATAAATGCACACGAATGACATTCGAGcaaacctttggttatcatgtgatgttccctttgcttcatgatactttacaaaacccgtgGTGAGATGTGTCgatatcctcttgagtcatacacatgctcactataccatcTCCTTGTTACCGGTTtcgttcttctttctctttgacATGTTCTcgcatccccgtgacatagtcacctgtgtctggtcagacgatgatggatgctgttacaccgagagggccctaagaatatctctccatatcggaggagcaaattccactctcgagctatcgagtcccttgtcaaactttttgaTGACCTGTAAGTTGTctttatgatcaccgtgttacatatgatgtttgagcaaccccaaagctcatcgtacggtaagaagtgactacgatactctcatggtctaaggaactaaagcacatgctaacactctgtgttataacaattgactCATGACGATATCATCTCagagtataacaaacaagtttaggtcgattcaatatgatcgttcttccaatgtcatattctaaatgttgttttaggactatcgttacacttagcgatatcctaagatccgaaaaacgtgatcaccaacaacacttgagcttgTTTTACCGCTTATCATTCTACATGTGCATATAAGTTTTCCACTGAatcccacactagtagaaaacaaggtactagtcccggttctggaaccgggacaaaacaAACGAGACTAATaaccaaaacctttagtcccggttggcttacgaaccgggaccaaaggagctccacgtggccgctgtggggcgcccaggcatgaggacctttagtcccggttggcttacGAATCGGGACCAAAGGAGCTCCATGTGGCCGTTGtggggcgcccaggcaggaggacctttagtcctagttggcttacgaaccgggaccaaaggagctccacgtggccactgtggggcgcccaggcaggaggacctttagtcccggttggt
This window contains:
- the LOC123130469 gene encoding RING-H2 finger protein ATL56, with protein sequence MAPPAAGRPSASAAPEPPLREAAKRRRAPACAGAGARIVSLGVRGAVMVAALVLFLLFAAAAVILMLALLVAARAFRQQGRRRHRARPDSSAPPPPPAVGLPSAKIRLLPSFVPCPCDGGGDPSSPRICPVCLDAARAGERWRALPACGHAFHAACVDRWLLLSPGCPVCRATVAVPVS